In Phaeodactylum tricornutum CCAP 1055/1 chromosome 30, whole genome shotgun sequence, a single window of DNA contains:
- a CDS encoding predicted protein — translation MASSEGGAVPTLAATITNVWNHPQEVLSELAEGIRDLGPLGVVYFGILYTVAEILAVPATPLTLSAGYLFGLTQGVAVVLIAATVAASVAFVVGKTVLRSWVEGILEENPRMAKLDAAIGKEGFQLLLLVRLSPIFPFALSNYVYGASSISFGSYFCATLLGFAPGTVAYVYTG, via the coding sequence ATGGCTTCTAGTGAGGGAGGCGCGGTACCGACGCTCGCTGCCACGATTACCAACGTCTGGAATCATCCGCAGGAAGTTTTGAGCGAGCTTGCGGAAGGTATCCGAGATTTAGGACCCCTCGGAGTCGTCTACTTTGGTATCCTCTATACCGTGGCCGAAATACTGGCCGTACCCGCTACACCGTTGACCCTCTCGGCCGGTTACTTATTCGGCCTTACCCAGGGCGTCGCAGTCGTCCTTATTGCGGCTACCGTAGCCGCCAGTGTGGCGTTTGTCGTCGGGAAAACCGTACTCCGCAGTTGGGTGGAAGGAATCCTCGAGGAAAATCCTCGCATGGCCAAACTCGACGCCGCCATTGGGAAAGAAGGCTTCCAACTCCTTCTCCTGGTCCGACTGTCCCCCATTTTCCCCTTTGCCTTGTCGAATTACGTATACGGTGCCTCCAGTATTTCCTTCGGGAGTTACTTCTGTGCCACCCTGCTGGGCTTTGCGCCTGGTACCGTCGCCTACGTTTACACCGGT
- a CDS encoding predicted protein: protein MTRLAATETEVPVIINGQNIELTPALVEHVNKRIGGQINKLASNGAIQECDVILSVSKNPKVKNGHRVEVVTNLKGTSIICHNESPDMYASIDAASHALYRKLCKYKDNRVAGWHGGEKMGNDIMEVLENLEDVSEYTATPVAEEYVDPEAPTITKVKNFDLTKPMSVQEAVFALDYIDHDFYVFRNAETNEISVVYKRHVGGIGLVEP from the exons ATGACGCGCCTCGCCGCCACGGAAACCGAAGTTCCCGTCATTATCAACGGGCAAAACATTGAACTCACACCAGCCTTGGTGGAACACGTCAACAAACGCATCGGTGGACAAATCAACAAGTTGGCCAGTAACGGAGCCATTCAGGAATGCGACGTGATTCTCTCCGTCAGTAAGAACCCCAAG GTCAAAAACGGACACCGCGTGGAAGTCGTCACGAACCTCAAGGGCACGTCGATCATTTGCCACAACGAGAGTCCGGACATGTACGCTTCCATCGACGCCGCCTCGCACGCACTCTACCGCAAACTTTGCAAGTACAAGGACAATCGGGTAGCTGGTTGGCACGGGGGTGAAAAAATGGGCAACGACATTATGGAAGTCCTCGAAAACCTCGAGGATGTTTCGGAATACACCGCCACGCCCGTCGCGGAAGAATACGTCGATCCCGAAGCTCCCACCATTACCAAGGTCAAAAACTTTGATCTCACCAAACCCATGAGTGTACAGGAAGCCGTCTTTGCTCTGGATTACATTGATCACGACTTTTACGTCTTTCGCAACGCCGAGACCAACGAAATTTCTGTCGTGTACAAGCGCCACGTGGGCGGTATTGGACTCGTCGAGCCCTAG
- the FbaC5 gene encoding fructose-bisphosphate aldolase (catalyzes the cleavage of fructose 1,6 bisphosphate; plastidic protein) translates to MRFSLQSSLAVLLVLQASHAAAFSAPVSSSNGKNGIRSFAPLSMSLDKYADELRDTANRMVRPGYGLLACDESTGTVGTRLESIGLENTEENRQVWRQLLFTTPNLGDYISGAILFEETLYQSSTEGVPFVDVLTDAGIIPGIKVDSGLKPLCGGGPGETWCSGLDGLYEKCCKHYEQGARFAKWRTAVRINVEQDLPSDLAVQEAAWGLARYARICQEAGLVPIVEPEILIDGTHDLATTAKVQERLLTTVYKCLQENGVLLEGSLLKPSMTVAGVDCPDKPKPEEIAAMTVQTLQRCLPPAMPGVTFLSGGTSEEDSSIYLNEINKIDRLGPWALTFSFSRAMQSSCLQKWGGRDDNVKAAQDQLLARAMANAAACQGKYEPGSQPSEEESLYVANYVY, encoded by the exons ATGAGATTCTCCTTGCAATCTTCACTTGCAGTTCTTCTGGTTTTGCAAGCCAGTCACGCAGCTGCTTTTTCGGCCCCCGTCTCATCGAGCAATGGAAAGAACGGAATTAGATCGTTCGCTCCGTTGAGCATGAGTCTCGACAAGTACGCGGACGAGCTTCGCGACACGGCGAATCGCATGGTTCGTCCAGGTTACGGTCTCTTGGCCTGCGATGAATCGACGGGAACAGTTGGTACGCGTCTGGAGTCCATTGGATTGGAAAATACCGAAGAAAACCGGCAGGTG TGGCGTCAACTCTTATTCACCACTCCCAATCTAGGTGACTACATTTCCGGAGCCATTCTCTTTGAAGAAACCTTGTACCAATCATCGACCGAGGGCGTCCCGTTTGTTGACGTTCTGACCGATGCAGGTATTATCCCCGGCATCAAGGTCGACAGTGGTTTGAAGCCCTTGTGCGGTGGTGGCCCAGGTGAAACCTGGTGCTCTGGCCTGGACGGGCTCTACGAAAAATGCTGTAAGCACTACGAACAGGGCGCCCGTTTCGCCAAATGGCGTACCGCGGTCCGCATCAACGTGGAACAGGATTTGCCATCCGATCTTGCCGTCCAGGAAGCCGCCTGGGGGTTGGCTCGCTACGCCCGCATTTGCCAAGAAGCGGGCCTCGTCCCGATCGTCGAACCCGAAATATTGATCGACGGCACGCACGACCTTGCCACTACGGCCAAGGTTCAGGAACGCCTCTTGACGACCGTATACAAGTGTTTGCAGGAAAATGGCGTCTTGTTGGAAGGCTCACTGCTCAAGCCGTCCATGACGGTGGCTGGTGTCGACTGTCCGGACAAGCccaaaccggaagaaatTGCCGCAATGACCGTGCAGACCCTCCAACGCTGCCTTCCACCCGCCATGCCGGGCGTCACGTTTTTGTCGGGCGGGACTTCGGAAGAAGACTCTTCCATATATTTGAACGAAATCAACAAGATTGATCGCTTGGGACCGTGGGCCTTGACCTTTTCCTTCTCCCGCGCCATGCAGTCAAGTTGCCTACAGAAGTGGGGTGGCCGAGACGACAACGTAAAAGCGGCGCAGGACCAGCTACTCGCCCGGGCCATGGCCAACGCGGCGGCATGCCAAGGAAAATACGAGCCGGGATCCCAGCCTTCCGAGGAAGAATCTCTCTACGTTGCTAATTACGTTTACTAA